In Candidatus Neomarinimicrobiota bacterium, the sequence GCTGGCAATAAGCAAGTCCCTGGTGGTCTTAATGAAAGCTTCAGTAACATCCAGGGCTTCTTCCCAGTCACTCTCGGGGACGGTTACTATTAGGTTGCCCGCCATCCAGCTGGAGCCGGGAGTAATCAGCCAGCTGCTGTCGGGAACGATGATCCAGTCCTCGGCGGGCTGAACAGCCCGACTGGTATCGGAATCCACCACCCAGTAGGTATCCGGAAACACGACCCAACTCGTATCCGGCACCATCGCGTAACTTACCCAGCTGCTCTGAAAATTGAACTTGCCTTTAGTAGAGACCAAAACAAATGAAGTATCATTCAGGCGGTGACATGCAGCCTGATCCAGGGCTGATAACTCAAATTCTCCTTCCTGGAATTCTTCGGGAAAGAAGTCCGCGCACCCGGCCATCAGGGCACCTATCAGACAAAGCACACCAAGCAGCTTTAATCGCTGAAAGCAAAGAATAGAGGGCATTATCTTCTCCTGAGTTTGGCCGTTGTTCATTTAATTTTCCTGAAGCTTCTCAGCGGATGACAATGAACTTTTTGATCTCACTTTCCCCCTTCCTGTAAAGTAGCTGCCCTGTAATCGGGTCGACGTAATCTTCGGTCACCTCAACGTAGAGGATGTATAGTCCGCTCACAACGATCTGGCCGGAAGAGGTCACCGAGTTCCACCCCTCGTCGCCGCTGCCATCAGTATGCGCGATGGTTTTAATCAGGTCACCCCGTTCGGTGAAGATTTTGATGCTACAATACGGGGGCAAATTATAGAAATTAATGCGATCGCGTTCACTCTCCCTGAATTGCAGTGCTTGGGCCTTGAGATTATAAGGGTTAGGGACGATTCTGATAGCATCCAGGCTGTATCTTTGGGCTTTACTGAGTCGAGCCGGTCCGCCAGCAGGTCGGCGCAAGGACGCCGGGGTGTTGGTCTTGGTCCAGAACTTGCTGCTCTCCAAGGGAACGCCGGGGACAATATCGTTCGTGCTGCCATCGTCGAAGGCGACGATATAGTAATAGTAATCGAAACCCCGCACCGCCTGCCGATCATCGTACGTTGTCACTATGTCAGGATTTGCGGTCCCCGCACCACAGGCGAATATTTCGTCGTAAGAGGTATCCGGCTTATGCACTGCCCGGTAGACTTTAAAGCCCGCTACATCATCCGGAGTCCCGCCCGAATATTGCCACGAAAGCGTGATCCGATCACCTCCCGAATTCACTTCGAACAGGTCTGGCGGGCGCGGTGGCGCGGGAATATCGAACCCGCTAAAGTAATTATCCCTGGCCCGCTCGAAGGTCTGAAAAATGGAATCTTCACCGGTATAAACCCAAACGTTCTTATAGAAGTCAGCATTGTCGGTCGGCCCGCCACCGGCATACGTCCGTCCGGCTTTCGCCGGCAAGCTGAATGGTGAGTTATTTTTCAGCCAGTTCTCCCCCACCTCATAGCACATATCGCGGTTCAGGCCCGCTACACCTTCCGCCAGGACGATATGGATACTTTCACCCGGAGCCAGCGTATAGGGTCCAAATCCCTGACCGTGGGAGTAGCCGCCGGGATTGCCCGGATCCCCAGCCCTTTCGTATAGATTGGCGTCCGCATTACAATCGATCGGATTTGGACAACCCATGTCCTCACCATGCCGGTTGGCCGGGTGACCGGAAATCATATAGGCGTACTCCTGGGCCATCTTCACGTCATTGAACTGGCTGTTCGCCGAAGTGATGGGCAGGTCCGACTGGATGTACATGGTGGTAAAGGGCTGGCTGGGATCATCGGTCGGGTCGGATGGTGAGGCATCGGCGTGGAGGGCGATCACGCCTACATACTGTGCGGCCGTTAAATGCCCATCCAGGCTTTGCGCGGGGCCCCCGATAGTGTTGAAGGTGGCCTGGCTGTGGCGGCCGAGCCAGGCAAACTGCGCCCGGAAGGGTTCTCCGGTAAGCGGGTGCTCGAACACCATATCATTGACCGTATTGTGCCCCCAGGTGGCCGACTGGGGCAGAACATACAGGCCATAGGCGCCCGCCTCACGTGAGGAAGCATAACGGTACTGAAAGAAAATGACCACACCCTCCATGGTCTGCTCATGAATCGTTCCCTTATTGTCAATTATGCCGGTGTTTTTAAAAACATAATCGTAGATATGGTAATTCTGGTGGTACTGATTCGTGAAAGCATATATATGGCGGGTGAGGGTGATGCCCATGGCAGTGTTGACCACATTATAAATCATGCGGTCCACCGG encodes:
- a CDS encoding fibronectin — translated: MKAILRNPGLAFTSVLMLCPLLIGIAFADDTKWIAIGDLNNWYSSAGGEREVGRRGLVSDQQDGLRWPALFDWQDCQAAKALWIGATDFYDANIGKTYDYKVVHVGPRVLDDVSEIMPQEFKMYGKFNHPIVFVDGEPGSDMMYGMDLVDSIYADLPVDRMIYNVVNTAMGITLTRHIYAFTNQYHQNYHIYDYVFKNTGIIDNKGTIHEQTMEGVVIFFQYRYASSREAGAYGLYVLPQSATWGHNTVNDMVFEHPLTGEPFRAQFAWLGRHSQATFNTIGGPAQSLDGHLTAAQYVGVIALHADASPSDPTDDPSQPFTTMYIQSDLPITSANSQFNDVKMAQEYAYMISGHPANRHGEDMGCPNPIDCNADANLYERAGDPGNPGGYSHGQGFGPYTLAPGESIHIVLAEGVAGLNRDMCYEVGENWLKNNSPFSLPAKAGRTYAGGGPTDNADFYKNVWVYTGEDSIFQTFERARDNYFSGFDIPAPPRPPDLFEVNSGGDRITLSWQYSGGTPDDVAGFKVYRAVHKPDTSYDEIFACGAGTANPDIVTTYDDRQAVRGFDYYYYIVAFDDGSTNDIVPGVPLESSKFWTKTNTPASLRRPAGGPARLSKAQRYSLDAIRIVPNPYNLKAQALQFRESERDRINFYNLPPYCSIKIFTERGDLIKTIAHTDGSGDEGWNSVTSSGQIVVSGLYILYVEVTEDYVDPITGQLLYRKGESEIKKFIVIR